atatataactttatttaaaaaattaaaattgtattattacaaaaataaattacattttacgtAGAtactagataggtacctatagtataataaattatattatagtatacaatagataatacataatgGTTTATGACGTTATGTATTAGGGAACAGATTGATAAATAGAAATCAGTCAATAAGtatctttaaatttgtaaatacatttttttcagcaCTCAATTACATTTCTGCAAacgatttattacaaaataaacatagcTACGTATAAAACACATGTAAATAGCAATCACTGCAgtcgataaatattaaattaaaaattcagatGTATCTAATATGAAACCTACAGATACATttctcatttaatttatttttatacggtTAGACTTTTAGATGTTACAGTTTCCAATGTATctatatagaaaatagaagAAACTGACAAAATATATGTCTACTTCACTATATACAAGCaccataaataaattgaattatttttagttattgtatCTGAGAACaactaaatctaaaattctGCGAACCCTTAAACTATAGATAACTTGCCAAAATATGCAGTTATGctatactttattttgtatacaaatataaaatatgaaatataaagtaGCTAAGTACTATACACACTtaggtacacacacacatacacataggtatattttataaaaatttataattagtaataatattacctaactCATGTATtgcaacaatataattatcggtaaataattttttgaacaaaaattgCAAACACTAAGAAGGCGTTATTCTATACAGTATCTCCATTTTACAAACGTATAACATAGAAAATTTTGCGTGACAACTGACAAGGTACAATGAAGTGTATTAAAAGTATCACATCATCACTTATGTATGGTTGTAAGCTCAATAAGAATGCTCAAAAGTGAGTTAATTAAACTTGAATGgagtatagtaatattattattaattagacactttttaatattttattaatattataagcaacGGTTTTGACATCAATATTCGTCGTAATTGTAATAATCATCGTTTTTATTATCGTTGTAATAATCGTCTTCTGCGTCTTCTTGTCGATAATCGCTGTCCTGAGGAGCTAACACTCCGTCGCCGAATTCTTCAGCCGCTTCTCCCATGCCGATCATATTGGCGAAACCGTAAATCAGCCTATAGAATAGTAACTTGATAAACTTCATCATTGTTGTCTCCTTCTGTTTCTTCAACTTCGAACCACTTGTCCACTAAAGAATTGTACacagaaatacaaaaattcatAGTAATTGATCTATTTTCTCTGTTTCATTTAGTATGCAAACGACAGATATACTCACTtctatcatacaaaataaagctAGGCATAGGGCTAACATCAAGTGACGTAGCAATGTCATTTTACGTTTCCGTGGTAGAAAATATCGATTGGacagtaataatatcttttgGTATTTCACATCACGTCACGTctgaaaactataaaatataagaattatgAAAAGCGAAAGTGTCTGCATATGTGTACTATATAAATGCTATAAATGCACTAAAAGctgtatttttgaatttaagtttttaattttataaatatattaatcgtaT
The DNA window shown above is from Aphis gossypii isolate Hap1 chromosome 2, ASM2018417v2, whole genome shotgun sequence and carries:
- the LOC114120101 gene encoding uncharacterized protein LOC114120101; the protein is MTLLRHLMLALCLALFCMIEWTSGSKLKKQKETTMMKFIKLLFYRLIYGFANMIGMGEAAEEFGDGVLAPQDSDYRQEDAEDDYYNDNKNDDYYNYDEY